The nucleotide sequence GGCTATGGTTGTTCAAAGCGTTTTGGCTCTATGGGGCCGTCGAACCAGCAACCGGAGAGTCGTTTTTCTTGCAATTCTCCCATGTGGATACTGCTTGCTATCAAGCGTTCCTCGAGGAGTTCTCCAAAGCCTACCCCGATAGTCTCAACATTCTACAAGTGGATAACGGGCGTTTTCACAGCAGTAAAGATTTAGTGGTGCCAGAGAATGTGATTTTATTGTTTCAACCTGCTTACTGCCCAGAGTTAAATCCGATTGAAAGGTTGTGGGAATACCTCAAGGCAGATTTGAAGTGGGCTTCGTTCAAAACGCTAGAGCAACTCCAAGCGAAGGTCGATCAACTCCTGGCTCAATTGACTCCAGAAGTTATTGCTTC is from Leptothermofonsia sichuanensis E412 and encodes:
- a CDS encoding IS630 family transposase, which translates into the protein MSQYARQVIQEERPIRYFAQDESRFGLKTLIGRLITACGIKPIGQWLWLFKAFWLYGAVEPATGESFFLQFSHVDTACYQAFLEEFSKAYPDSLNILQVDNGRFHSSKDLVVPENVILLFQPAYCPELNPIERLWEYLKADLKWASFKTLEQLQAKVDQLLAQLTPEVIASITGYSFILNALSALNPI